The Achromobacter deleyi genome has a window encoding:
- a CDS encoding sialic acid TRAP transporter substrate-binding protein SiaP, with product MKLGNATKVLFAAIALAAGSSALAQTKLKWAHVYETSEPFHTSSVWAAQEIEKRTNGRYHIDVYPASQLGKENDINQGLTLGTVDMIISGSSFAAKSFPRIGVTYYPYIFRSPEHLIAYTKSDIYKELTRGYDEKSGNHIVATTYYGTRQTTSNRAFTKCSEMKGMKIRVPDVAAYLAMPRACGANTAPIAFAEVYLALQNGTVEAQENPLTTIEAKKFYEVQKNIILTAHIVDHLNTVISGKLWKSLSDEDKKIFAEVAQQASEKASAEVAETEKKMVEVFKKRGLTVAEVNIDDFRNTVLEKVPFKQYGYEKSDWEKIQAVK from the coding sequence ATGAAGCTAGGCAACGCTACCAAAGTGCTGTTTGCCGCCATCGCGCTCGCCGCCGGCAGCAGCGCGCTGGCGCAAACCAAACTGAAATGGGCGCATGTGTACGAGACCTCCGAACCCTTCCATACCTCGTCGGTGTGGGCGGCCCAGGAAATCGAGAAGCGCACCAACGGCCGCTATCACATCGATGTCTATCCCGCCTCTCAGCTGGGCAAGGAAAACGATATCAACCAGGGCCTGACCCTGGGCACGGTGGACATGATCATTTCCGGGTCCAGTTTCGCCGCCAAGAGTTTTCCGCGCATCGGGGTGACCTACTACCCCTACATCTTCCGCAGCCCCGAGCACCTGATCGCCTATACCAAGAGCGACATCTACAAGGAGCTCACGCGCGGCTACGACGAAAAGAGCGGCAACCACATCGTCGCGACCACCTACTACGGCACGCGGCAGACGACCTCCAACCGCGCCTTCACCAAATGCTCCGAAATGAAGGGCATGAAGATCCGCGTGCCCGACGTGGCGGCCTACCTGGCCATGCCCCGTGCCTGTGGCGCCAACACCGCCCCGATTGCGTTCGCCGAGGTCTACCTGGCCTTGCAGAACGGCACGGTGGAAGCGCAGGAAAACCCGCTGACCACCATCGAGGCCAAGAAGTTCTACGAGGTGCAGAAGAACATCATCCTCACCGCCCATATCGTCGATCACTTGAACACGGTGATCTCCGGCAAGCTCTGGAAGAGCCTGTCGGACGAGGACAAGAAGATCTTCGCCGAAGTGGCGCAACAGGCTTCGGAAAAGGCGTCGGCGGAAGTGGCCGAGACCGAGAAGAAGATGGTCGAGGTGTTCAAGAAGCGCGGGCTGACGGTGGCCGAGGTCAACATCGACGACTTCCGCAACACCGTGCTGGAGAAAGTGCCGTTCAAGCAGTACGGCTACGAAAAGTCGGATTGGGAAAAGATCCAGGCCGTGAAGTAG
- a CDS encoding TRAP transporter small permease has protein sequence MHLNAKAAPMAAVSPAPAQPPGPHQAASVDEIVQSFEEADHHEVSLAGYQPEDWICLAMFWTMALLVFLQFFSRYVLNDSYAWTEELAVYCLIGVVFLGSAMCVRACRHIQVDFLYRYLPKPVGRLLSTLIDILRTAFFGYAMWLTYRYIVLVGDEPMTTLFWNKSYVYWVALAGFAMMFLRSLQVSMQNWRQGYSILENPAAYESLD, from the coding sequence ATGCATTTGAACGCGAAGGCCGCGCCAATGGCGGCCGTCAGCCCTGCGCCGGCGCAGCCGCCCGGCCCGCATCAAGCCGCCTCGGTGGATGAGATCGTCCAGAGTTTCGAAGAGGCCGACCACCACGAGGTGAGCCTCGCCGGCTATCAGCCGGAAGACTGGATCTGCCTGGCCATGTTCTGGACGATGGCGCTGCTGGTCTTCCTGCAGTTCTTCTCCCGCTACGTGCTGAACGACTCTTACGCCTGGACTGAAGAGTTGGCGGTGTACTGCCTGATCGGGGTGGTGTTCCTGGGCTCGGCCATGTGCGTGCGCGCCTGCCGCCACATCCAGGTGGACTTCCTGTATCGCTATCTGCCCAAGCCCGTTGGCCGGCTGCTGTCCACGCTGATCGACATCCTGCGCACGGCCTTCTTCGGCTATGCGATGTGGCTGACCTACCGCTACATCGTGCTGGTGGGCGACGAGCCCATGACCACGCTGTTCTGGAACAAGTCCTATGTGTACTGGGTGGCGCTGGCGGGCTTTGCCATGATGTTCCTGCGCTCGCTGCAGGTGTCCATGCAGAACTGGCGGCAGGGGTATTCGATCCTGGAGAACCCGGCGGCCTACGAGTCGCTGGACTGA